In Ammoniphilus sp. CFH 90114, a single window of DNA contains:
- the hprK gene encoding HPr(Ser) kinase/phosphatase, producing the protein MRRTVVKDIVKQFELRVVSGKEGLLREVKTSDINRPGLKLTGYYTYDNAERIQLLGRTEMGYIQGLTVEERNERFRKICSKETPCICVARELEIPEELIAASEETGVPILHSTLPTTKLSSKLTTYLEGRLAPVTTMHGVLVDVYGVGVLLVGGSGIGKSETALELVKRGHRLIADDAVEIRQTQENQLIGSAPELIQHLLEIRGLGIINVMTLFGAGAVRNYKRIALVIRMELWDAQKHYERLGIDEETLKIMDTEIPQITIPVRPGRNMAVICEVAAMNFRLKRMGYNAAVHFSKRLTDTIEEASDDI; encoded by the coding sequence ATGAGAAGGACGGTAGTCAAAGACATAGTGAAGCAGTTTGAACTCAGGGTCGTCAGCGGCAAGGAAGGACTGCTGCGAGAGGTCAAAACCAGCGATATTAATCGCCCAGGCCTGAAGCTAACGGGCTATTATACATATGATAATGCGGAACGCATTCAATTGCTCGGAAGAACCGAAATGGGATATATCCAAGGGTTAACGGTGGAAGAGAGAAATGAGCGGTTTCGAAAGATTTGTTCAAAGGAAACCCCTTGTATTTGCGTGGCGCGTGAGTTAGAGATCCCTGAGGAATTAATCGCTGCTTCGGAAGAAACAGGAGTCCCGATTTTGCATTCCACCCTTCCTACGACCAAGCTGTCGAGCAAGCTTACAACTTATCTTGAGGGACGACTCGCTCCTGTTACGACCATGCATGGAGTACTCGTCGATGTTTATGGGGTTGGGGTGCTATTAGTTGGCGGAAGCGGGATCGGGAAGAGTGAGACGGCCCTCGAGTTGGTCAAGCGGGGTCATCGCCTCATTGCGGATGATGCAGTGGAGATCCGCCAGACGCAAGAAAATCAGCTTATCGGGAGCGCGCCTGAGCTTATCCAGCATCTATTGGAGATTCGCGGCCTCGGCATCATTAATGTCATGACCCTGTTTGGAGCAGGAGCGGTGCGAAATTATAAGCGGATCGCTTTAGTTATTCGTATGGAGCTATGGGATGCCCAGAAGCACTATGAACGTCTTGGAATTGATGAAGAGACGCTTAAGATCATGGATACGGAAATTCCACAGATTACGATTCCTGTTCGTCCTGGGCGAAATATGGCCGTCATCTGTGAGGTGGCAGCGATGAATTTCCGTCTGAAGCGGATGGGCTATAATGCGGCGGTTCACTTTAGCAAGAGATTGACAGATACAATTGAAGAAGCATCGGACGATATCTAG
- the lgt gene encoding prolipoprotein diacylglyceryl transferase translates to MADITRLDPVAIQLGPIAVHWYGLILGTGALVGLLLARREGKRLGLDPDLFLDLVMYGVPISILFARLYYVTFEWDYYRDHPGDILAVWKGGLAIHGALIGAILTGVFFARFKKISFWRLADICAPGIIVGQAIGRWGNFMNQEAHGGPTTREFLESLNLPEFIINQMYINGTYYHPTFLYESLWNLAGLVLLLVIRRKLPLRRGELFLTYIMWYSLGRFFIEGMRTDSLMLTETLRIAQVISIVLIVLALVLWVVRRKLGYAKVKYGE, encoded by the coding sequence ATGGCGGACATTACGCGGCTTGACCCCGTTGCGATTCAGCTGGGGCCTATAGCGGTCCATTGGTATGGACTGATTTTGGGAACAGGGGCTTTAGTGGGCCTGCTCTTAGCAAGACGAGAAGGGAAAAGGCTAGGACTCGATCCTGACCTGTTCCTCGATTTAGTTATGTATGGCGTTCCGATTTCCATTTTGTTTGCTCGTTTATATTATGTAACATTCGAGTGGGACTATTACCGGGATCATCCAGGCGATATTTTGGCGGTTTGGAAGGGTGGCCTAGCTATACATGGGGCTCTAATTGGGGCCATTTTAACCGGAGTGTTCTTTGCCCGATTTAAGAAGATTAGCTTCTGGAGACTTGCGGATATCTGCGCCCCAGGTATCATTGTGGGTCAAGCGATCGGACGCTGGGGAAATTTTATGAATCAAGAAGCACATGGCGGACCAACGACTCGAGAATTTCTAGAATCGTTAAATCTGCCGGAGTTCATTATCAATCAAATGTACATCAACGGCACCTATTATCACCCGACGTTTCTCTATGAATCCTTGTGGAACCTCGCGGGCTTAGTGCTATTATTGGTTATTCGTCGCAAGCTTCCGCTTCGCCGAGGTGAGCTGTTCCTCACGTACATCATGTGGTATTCCTTAGGTCGATTCTTTATCGAGGGAATGAGAACGGATAGCTTAATGCTAACAGAAACACTTCGAATCGCCCAAGTGATCAGTATTGTGTTGATTGTTTTGGCCTTAGTGCTGTGGGTAGTCAGAAGAAAGCTAGGATATGCTAAGGTAAAATATGGAGAGTGA
- the ppaX gene encoding pyrophosphatase PpaX, producing the protein MLKYDTVLLDLDGTLIDTNELILVSFLHVLENYFPGQYNRENVIPHMGKTLHEQMELFGGVELRDELVVAYREHNETIHDEWVREFPHVRETLEELKQLGVTMGVVTTKQRITAVMGADVCGVTPYMSTFVTFQDTERHKPSPDPVLKALENLGANPETTLMVGDTQFDIQAGHNAGVHSAGVAWSLKGAEFLQQFNPEYILQDMRDLVAIVKGEK; encoded by the coding sequence TTGCTTAAATATGACACCGTTCTATTGGATTTAGATGGAACCTTAATTGATACGAATGAACTTATTCTCGTTTCTTTCCTTCACGTATTGGAAAATTACTTTCCTGGTCAATATAACCGTGAAAACGTGATTCCCCATATGGGAAAGACCCTTCATGAGCAGATGGAACTGTTTGGGGGAGTAGAGCTGCGTGATGAGCTAGTGGTGGCTTACCGCGAGCATAATGAGACCATTCATGATGAATGGGTAAGAGAATTCCCTCATGTTCGCGAGACATTGGAAGAGCTGAAGCAGCTGGGCGTTACCATGGGAGTCGTCACGACGAAGCAACGGATAACGGCAGTAATGGGGGCTGACGTTTGTGGAGTAACTCCTTATATGAGTACCTTTGTGACCTTCCAGGATACGGAGCGTCACAAGCCGAGTCCAGATCCCGTTTTAAAAGCCTTAGAAAATCTGGGGGCGAACCCGGAAACTACGTTGATGGTCGGTGACACCCAGTTTGACATTCAAGCAGGCCATAACGCGGGTGTACACTCCGCTGGAGTAGCTTGGAGCCTCAAGGGGGCTGAGTTTCTGCAGCAGTTCAACCCGGAGTATATCTTACAAGATATGAGGGACTTGGTCGCCATCGTCAAAGGGGAGAAGTAA
- a CDS encoding DapH/DapD/GlmU-related protein has translation MRRTERYPVEGPNSLWQVYRTIPFWRAFRNTLVIVMGRYIPFPSWKNTLFRKVLGMEIGEHSAMAFMVVPDILYPERIKIGSNTIIGYNTTILAHEYLIDEYRLGDVVIGSNVMIGANSTILPGVIIGDGAIVCAASLVHRDVPPGAFVGGNPAKIIRQGQGGES, from the coding sequence ATGCGTCGAACCGAGCGTTATCCGGTCGAAGGGCCGAACTCTCTTTGGCAAGTGTATCGCACGATTCCCTTTTGGCGAGCTTTTCGCAATACGCTAGTGATCGTCATGGGTCGATACATTCCTTTTCCCTCATGGAAAAATACTTTGTTTCGTAAAGTTCTCGGTATGGAAATCGGCGAGCATTCGGCCATGGCCTTCATGGTCGTACCTGATATTCTTTACCCGGAGAGAATCAAGATCGGATCGAACACGATCATCGGATATAACACAACGATCCTGGCACATGAATACTTAATTGATGAATATCGGCTAGGGGACGTGGTGATCGGATCGAACGTGATGATTGGAGCGAACAGTACGATCCTACCCGGTGTGATCATAGGAGATGGCGCGATTGTATGTGCCGCCTCTCTGGTTCATCGGGATGTTCCTCCTGGTGCCTTCGTCGGAGGAAACCCGGCGAAGATCATCCGCCAGGGTCAAGGTGGAGAATCATGA
- a CDS encoding ATP phosphoribosyltransferase regulatory subunit, translating into MTKPLGFEKPLGMRDYLPEMLAKQRFVEEKLNTCMKRWGYQEILTPTLEYYDTVGDASATLDSKLFKLLDRQGRTLVLRPDVTAPIARVASSLLKDEPRPLRLMYNTSVFRAQQNEAGRNAEFIQSGVELIGDATVEADAEVIALAVASLQAAGLSQFKIAIGHVNFMEGLLEETVPGVEQREKLKERLHNSDYVGFRQDVEALDIPADQKSRLHGILKLRGGVEKLAEAEALTINGRARKAVRNLQELWVALQAYEVTDYIIFDLNLLNNINYYTGILFEGYAAGQGWPVCGGGRYDQLLSRFGVDNPSTGFAIKMDRLLQTSELQPPEEQRKIYILFDQDSRTEAIQKANELRQDAIVVTGTQQPTTKFDAVLDMRGGNGYV; encoded by the coding sequence ATGACCAAGCCGCTCGGTTTTGAGAAACCGTTAGGTATGCGAGACTATTTGCCGGAAATGCTTGCGAAGCAGCGTTTCGTAGAAGAAAAGTTGAATACATGCATGAAACGGTGGGGGTACCAGGAGATCCTGACTCCTACGTTAGAATATTATGATACGGTTGGGGATGCCAGTGCAACTCTCGACAGTAAGCTCTTTAAACTATTAGATCGTCAAGGACGCACCCTTGTCCTTCGTCCGGATGTAACAGCACCGATCGCACGCGTAGCTTCCTCTTTACTAAAGGACGAGCCACGTCCGCTGCGACTCATGTACAATACAAGTGTCTTCCGCGCCCAACAGAACGAAGCGGGCCGCAATGCGGAATTTATCCAGAGTGGAGTCGAGCTGATTGGTGACGCTACGGTAGAAGCGGATGCGGAAGTGATTGCCCTTGCGGTTGCCTCCCTACAAGCAGCGGGGCTAAGCCAATTCAAGATTGCCATTGGACATGTGAACTTCATGGAAGGCCTACTCGAAGAGACTGTTCCTGGGGTAGAGCAAAGGGAAAAGTTAAAAGAACGCCTGCATAACTCCGATTATGTCGGTTTTCGCCAAGACGTTGAAGCGCTCGATATCCCGGCAGACCAGAAGTCTCGCTTGCATGGGATTCTGAAGCTTCGCGGAGGAGTGGAGAAGCTAGCAGAAGCAGAAGCTCTTACGATTAACGGACGAGCTCGTAAAGCCGTTCGTAATCTTCAAGAGCTGTGGGTCGCTTTACAAGCTTATGAAGTAACGGATTATATCATTTTCGATCTGAACTTATTAAACAATATTAACTACTATACAGGTATTCTGTTTGAAGGATATGCAGCGGGACAGGGTTGGCCGGTGTGTGGAGGCGGACGATACGATCAATTGCTTTCTCGTTTTGGGGTGGACAATCCGTCTACAGGATTTGCGATCAAGATGGATCGACTTCTTCAGACGTCTGAGCTTCAGCCGCCAGAAGAGCAACGAAAGATCTATATCTTGTTTGACCAAGACAGTCGTACGGAAGCGATTCAGAAAGCGAATGAGCTTCGTCAGGACGCGATCGTCGTAACGGGAACCCAGCAGCCTACTACGAAGTTTGATGCTGTCCTTGACATGAGAGGAGGAAATGGGTATGTCTAG
- the hisG gene encoding ATP phosphoribosyltransferase yields the protein MSRLTVAMPKGRIFEEAVELLRKAGLSIPPEFEDSRKLIIPVDEVNMDFILAKPTDVPTYVEYGVADIGVVGKDVLLEEDRDVYELLDLQISHCRLSVAGLPDWKPTEAPRVATKYPKVASRYFREKGAQVEVIKLNGSIELAPLIGLADRIVDIVSTGRTLKENGLVELEEIMPITTRLIANRVSYRMKNEEIDYIVDKFASVIPRGEES from the coding sequence ATGTCTAGACTAACGGTGGCGATGCCTAAAGGGCGAATTTTTGAAGAAGCGGTAGAACTGCTTCGTAAAGCTGGCCTTTCTATTCCTCCAGAGTTTGAAGATTCGCGCAAGCTGATAATTCCGGTTGATGAGGTGAACATGGATTTCATCCTCGCCAAGCCAACGGATGTACCGACGTATGTTGAGTACGGGGTGGCTGATATTGGAGTCGTGGGTAAGGACGTTCTGCTTGAAGAGGACCGAGATGTGTATGAGCTTCTAGATTTACAAATTAGCCATTGTCGCCTCTCTGTAGCGGGACTTCCTGATTGGAAGCCGACAGAAGCGCCTCGTGTAGCGACGAAGTATCCGAAGGTCGCCTCACGTTACTTCCGAGAAAAGGGAGCTCAAGTCGAGGTCATTAAGTTGAATGGATCGATCGAGCTGGCACCGCTGATTGGACTTGCGGATCGTATCGTAGACATTGTTTCTACCGGTCGCACGTTGAAGGAGAACGGGCTAGTAGAGTTGGAAGAAATCATGCCGATCACCACACGCCTGATTGCCAACCGAGTGAGCTACCGAATGAAAAATGAAGAAATCGATTATATCGTAGATAAATTTGCATCCGTTATTCCGAGAGGGGAAGAATCATGA